A section of the Leptospira kobayashii genome encodes:
- a CDS encoding TIGR04388 family protein, with amino-acid sequence MKTVLKRQMDHADGSKISKFHREYSPITKMQAGLCLFSFVFSLFFTGTIISQEVIPQLQLEEYNANLMNQVYGQSYFLGNTATWTDQVNYYKGVLRAYWEAAADNAIYDYVSNITTNDSFNSVDAYKDYVQRELDSQKIAAMNEWENEANLHMLENRNEFVARLNSNRVDQSYLSRLGMQATFSGPQDPNFQASQLQQQIVSAANSWNANFNQTYQSGLNDFAGSLETIQNKYDSFIQSMNDSEATFSDNLSAIDSYKSIVKDAIRGIVGQFQGMLDQPCNQSSSCLYRDANNGQLNAAGQTMNGLVVRLNAVLANASLDTSNVLTTISTEINNFLADQTNSAHLTQVDYSKQITTTQNSIHSTSKYGLGDLSSYVQAVNAGWYSFGNVSGSQQSIWRRDSSGAFSGIVDSQIKEMILAIVNGDTNGIKGMVEAYVGGGRTVSILATNVYTDWAGGINSDGIANLNESNTQMNWNRDHGATWTWGANRYYPPFFFWTDWFQMGQIGYDVAYQMYDPNADAQSAYWSGNFTSLSGQLNQYKNVIAPAIGNWEAQVASYNSFYDQWKVSSDSLKLQAKEDYERSLSDLESKKSAWISKMEEERNAGLNKWEELYSKVSELKNTQDANIISGAIQNTFKSTVTDLHIATGAKSISDNYTSQLDTLSKTEFTFTDIPATKSDSMLAGFGGMGADPFVKVSNRIGFDTALQSGDLITDRMYASVTGSLDANSGYGITNSTGGFASGLVGSIQQAAFNAVGISSGGTTQKFSILNAANEKKVDTSITVDGKELTDVFGKTANGVYQLSQILSMNENNSIAAKLEQSKIVNQMAYTVDWDSKWSAKWDENGNLKLNGTIGNLTASQVNAILKKQANYEYTGQKFEGFCVVGSSHYAACQEEEKRLSKLQSEDFNNTFKSEISLLASQGYEIQNGMIVKSLSREEKIRIGQTEGLTLTDEEKETAGTCYLDPSKCQDLLKKEFDIAYDNNGGVTLSKIISNGRIGGQSAGTYISGTQNEVRHINLSQINPVTAPKGKDLFDAWEDSEWADVDAQANTVMNDFFSKALDRDSKMLTQASASIREVELKNEKNFQAEKKAAEERDAFLKDMIMAYLSGGMAGVQAALKNKVEDKINTELAAAFIRATGGSDQEIQMLSDMVGLVRGRMQANNIKKRANTMSIKDPVRSIGNIATKTYAAMNEIGNVMTFGLSGATNALVTGLAISGAKTVFGSKAVDAKLDRINGAKTTYQEIRANEKALIKSYTTQAVSTASGLPASVVGQMLTDYEGSMAAKKARRAVRSNPIANISSQITGIAGGIIKTAAVAFGAKERDIQKAISQGNQLNHAGTLDSSWSEIQSEAYANQMLGMKASSLSYSSQIPTWKNKEGIIKEVGQRIVVDEIVKATGWDKDITNTVFRQEYGKRLQKKADKKAQKEAARSTVITAIVTVATLGAGGALGAGLQGAMSSIGSAVGASANVAANVGAAVVKAAVQVVDGTRNGAKGALAGLANGVLGVVTAGAFQGNMVADLLREGSDKVGLGIGVTYDKQNGWGGSLGLGNKTNNASISFSERGATSVSLSSGGPLGTQFSINHSTSGTSSIGVNYGGKGPLDGANVSANYDLNGGGVSAGVSYTDPGTRTGFSLNMGKDGLVASAQTNGVKLGSVSENGFQAGEMSWAQENISAAQSAAVSSEKNSSLGNVLRNVPLVGKLLGAGGDIISGTLSSATDVVTLGQAGSFRAGISELGRGLSDVGEILSDLGTGVAELAVVGSSSLRDGFHKVPVIGGMLGAVGDVFAGTVSATANVLTLGKVGSIREGISDIGKGFYNLGDILVRDVAAAGAGLIGTFVTTTMDVANILTLGQLDMYGSPKGEEVTEVKNILNGTDEKHDPRERYATGFPGAIGRAVLDLVIPDYGMFGGAGWGTDFLGFDKSMRINQADVASLEHDRDMNEIHWIRRNWSTNPTKQSVGPIGTAFTLLGTAGFGVIGTAQSLLYEITGKGANEFTAPMKKDE; translated from the coding sequence ATGAAAACAGTTTTGAAGAGGCAAATGGATCATGCCGATGGAAGTAAAATATCCAAATTCCATCGGGAATACTCGCCGATTACCAAAATGCAGGCAGGTTTGTGTCTATTTTCTTTCGTGTTTTCCCTGTTTTTTACCGGCACAATCATATCTCAGGAAGTTATCCCCCAACTTCAACTGGAAGAATACAATGCAAATCTAATGAACCAAGTGTACGGCCAAAGTTATTTTTTGGGCAATACCGCGACTTGGACGGATCAGGTAAATTATTATAAAGGAGTGTTGCGTGCTTATTGGGAAGCGGCTGCCGACAATGCGATATATGATTACGTTTCCAACATAACTACAAACGATTCGTTTAATAGTGTCGATGCATACAAGGATTATGTGCAAAGAGAACTGGATTCGCAAAAGATAGCTGCGATGAACGAATGGGAAAATGAAGCGAATCTTCATATGTTGGAAAACAGAAACGAGTTCGTAGCGAGATTGAATTCGAATCGGGTGGATCAATCCTATTTGAGTCGATTGGGGATGCAGGCAACATTCAGTGGGCCTCAGGATCCGAATTTTCAAGCAAGTCAGTTACAACAACAAATTGTTTCCGCTGCAAATAGTTGGAATGCAAATTTCAATCAGACGTATCAATCCGGCTTGAATGATTTTGCAGGTTCGTTGGAAACAATCCAAAATAAATACGATTCCTTTATCCAATCCATGAATGACTCGGAAGCGACTTTTTCGGACAATTTGTCCGCGATCGATTCTTATAAGTCGATTGTGAAGGATGCGATTCGGGGAATTGTCGGCCAGTTTCAGGGAATGCTCGATCAACCTTGTAACCAGTCCTCTTCCTGCTTATATAGAGATGCGAATAACGGTCAGTTGAATGCAGCAGGTCAAACTATGAACGGTTTGGTGGTAAGATTGAATGCGGTGTTAGCCAATGCAAGCCTGGATACTTCAAACGTTCTTACAACGATTTCAACGGAGATAAATAATTTTTTGGCTGACCAAACGAATTCAGCTCATTTAACTCAAGTTGATTATTCCAAACAAATTACTACGACACAAAATTCGATTCATTCCACCTCCAAATATGGATTAGGTGATTTGTCCTCCTATGTCCAGGCTGTGAATGCGGGTTGGTATTCGTTTGGCAATGTAAGCGGCAGCCAACAGAGTATTTGGAGAAGGGATTCTTCAGGCGCTTTTTCCGGAATTGTAGATTCGCAAATTAAAGAGATGATACTTGCGATCGTCAATGGAGATACGAATGGAATTAAGGGGATGGTAGAAGCTTACGTAGGTGGGGGGAGAACGGTAAGTATTCTTGCCACCAATGTTTATACCGATTGGGCAGGAGGTATCAATAGTGACGGAATCGCAAATTTGAATGAAAGCAATACTCAAATGAATTGGAACCGAGATCACGGTGCCACTTGGACTTGGGGAGCTAACCGATATTATCCACCTTTCTTCTTTTGGACGGATTGGTTTCAGATGGGGCAGATCGGTTATGACGTCGCCTATCAAATGTATGATCCTAATGCGGATGCACAGTCCGCCTATTGGAGCGGAAATTTCACATCTTTAAGCGGTCAATTGAATCAGTATAAAAATGTGATCGCTCCTGCGATCGGAAACTGGGAAGCGCAGGTCGCCAGCTATAATTCGTTCTACGATCAATGGAAGGTAAGTTCCGATTCTTTGAAGCTGCAGGCGAAAGAGGATTATGAAAGATCATTGTCGGACTTGGAATCCAAAAAATCCGCATGGATTAGCAAAATGGAAGAAGAGAGAAACGCAGGCCTGAATAAATGGGAAGAATTATATTCAAAAGTCTCCGAGTTGAAAAATACTCAGGATGCCAATATCATATCGGGAGCTATCCAAAATACTTTTAAATCAACAGTGACGGATTTGCATATTGCTACAGGAGCAAAATCCATATCGGACAATTATACTAGTCAATTGGATACATTGAGTAAAACCGAATTCACGTTCACTGATATTCCTGCGACTAAGAGTGATTCCATGTTAGCCGGATTCGGCGGAATGGGAGCAGATCCTTTTGTGAAGGTTTCCAATAGAATAGGATTTGATACCGCATTGCAAAGCGGAGATCTGATTACTGACAGAATGTACGCAAGCGTGACCGGAAGTCTTGATGCAAATTCAGGATACGGAATCACCAATTCTACGGGAGGATTTGCAAGCGGGCTCGTCGGTTCGATTCAGCAGGCGGCATTCAATGCGGTCGGCATTTCTTCCGGAGGCACAACTCAAAAGTTCAGTATATTGAATGCTGCTAATGAGAAAAAAGTAGATACAAGCATTACCGTCGACGGAAAGGAACTAACAGATGTTTTTGGAAAAACTGCGAATGGAGTGTATCAGCTCTCTCAGATACTTTCCATGAATGAAAACAATTCCATTGCTGCAAAACTGGAACAGTCGAAGATCGTGAATCAAATGGCATATACAGTGGATTGGGATTCCAAATGGAGTGCCAAGTGGGATGAAAACGGCAATTTGAAATTGAATGGAACTATCGGGAATCTGACTGCAAGTCAGGTAAATGCAATACTCAAAAAACAAGCGAACTATGAATACACAGGTCAGAAATTCGAGGGGTTTTGCGTAGTAGGTAGTTCCCATTATGCGGCATGTCAGGAGGAAGAGAAACGATTGTCTAAATTGCAATCGGAGGATTTCAATAACACGTTTAAAAGCGAAATATCTCTACTTGCATCCCAAGGATATGAAATCCAAAACGGAATGATTGTAAAGTCCTTAAGCCGTGAAGAAAAAATCCGAATTGGCCAGACGGAAGGATTGACTTTAACCGACGAAGAGAAAGAAACAGCTGGCACTTGTTATCTGGATCCTTCCAAATGCCAGGATCTTTTGAAAAAAGAATTCGATATCGCTTATGATAACAACGGAGGAGTCACTTTATCAAAAATCATAAGCAACGGTAGGATAGGAGGGCAAAGTGCGGGAACTTATATAAGCGGGACGCAAAACGAAGTTAGGCATATTAATTTATCTCAAATCAACCCTGTAACCGCTCCGAAAGGCAAAGATCTGTTTGACGCCTGGGAAGACAGTGAATGGGCTGATGTGGACGCGCAGGCAAACACGGTGATGAATGATTTTTTCAGTAAAGCTTTGGATCGGGATTCTAAAATGTTGACCCAAGCCTCAGCGTCCATTCGTGAAGTTGAATTGAAAAATGAGAAAAATTTTCAGGCCGAAAAGAAAGCTGCAGAAGAGAGAGATGCTTTCTTAAAGGATATGATTATGGCTTATCTCTCAGGAGGTATGGCCGGTGTTCAGGCAGCGCTTAAAAATAAAGTAGAGGATAAAATCAATACGGAGTTAGCGGCTGCATTCATTCGTGCTACAGGCGGAAGCGATCAGGAAATACAAATGTTATCCGACATGGTCGGCCTTGTGCGTGGTCGTATGCAGGCGAATAATATTAAAAAAAGAGCGAATACCATGTCGATCAAAGATCCAGTTCGTTCTATCGGAAACATCGCGACCAAAACATATGCGGCGATGAATGAAATAGGGAATGTAATGACTTTCGGTTTGAGCGGTGCTACGAATGCATTGGTAACCGGGCTTGCGATTTCCGGTGCAAAGACCGTATTTGGGTCAAAAGCGGTAGATGCAAAGTTGGATCGAATCAACGGAGCGAAAACTACATACCAGGAAATACGAGCCAACGAAAAGGCGTTGATTAAAAGTTATACGACACAAGCTGTCTCTACTGCTTCCGGATTACCCGCTTCCGTCGTAGGTCAGATGTTGACTGATTATGAAGGAAGTATGGCTGCTAAAAAAGCTCGGAGGGCAGTCAGATCCAATCCGATTGCAAATATAAGTTCTCAGATAACCGGAATCGCAGGAGGAATCATTAAGACTGCTGCCGTTGCTTTCGGTGCAAAGGAGAGAGACATCCAAAAGGCGATCAGCCAGGGAAATCAATTGAATCATGCAGGCACTCTGGATTCAAGTTGGTCGGAGATTCAATCGGAAGCTTACGCAAATCAGATGTTAGGGATGAAAGCAAGTAGTTTGAGTTATTCTTCCCAAATACCTACTTGGAAAAACAAAGAAGGTATCATTAAGGAAGTCGGACAACGAATTGTTGTGGATGAGATTGTAAAAGCAACAGGTTGGGACAAAGACATAACGAATACTGTATTTCGACAAGAATACGGAAAAAGACTGCAAAAGAAAGCCGATAAAAAAGCGCAAAAAGAAGCGGCCCGTTCAACAGTTATCACTGCAATTGTAACCGTTGCTACGTTAGGTGCCGGTGGGGCATTGGGTGCAGGTTTGCAGGGAGCGATGAGTTCCATAGGTTCCGCGGTGGGTGCCAGTGCGAATGTGGCGGCAAACGTCGGTGCTGCCGTTGTCAAAGCTGCCGTTCAAGTAGTGGATGGAACAAGGAACGGTGCCAAGGGTGCGCTAGCCGGTTTGGCAAATGGTGTTTTAGGAGTCGTCACAGCCGGAGCATTCCAGGGAAACATGGTCGCAGATCTTTTAAGGGAAGGAAGCGATAAAGTAGGATTGGGAATCGGAGTTACTTACGATAAACAAAACGGTTGGGGTGGTTCCTTGGGACTTGGAAATAAAACAAATAATGCATCCATTTCTTTCTCAGAAAGAGGAGCTACTTCCGTTTCGCTTTCCAGCGGAGGTCCTCTCGGTACTCAGTTTAGCATTAATCATTCAACGAGCGGAACATCTTCGATTGGTGTGAATTATGGCGGCAAAGGACCGTTAGATGGAGCAAACGTATCTGCAAATTACGATTTAAACGGAGGAGGAGTTTCCGCCGGAGTGAGTTATACCGACCCTGGCACTAGAACCGGTTTTTCTTTGAACATGGGCAAAGACGGTTTGGTTGCCTCTGCGCAAACCAATGGGGTAAAATTAGGAAGCGTCTCCGAAAACGGTTTTCAAGCGGGAGAAATGAGCTGGGCACAAGAAAATATAAGTGCCGCACAAAGCGCTGCAGTCTCTTCGGAAAAAAATTCGAGTCTGGGAAATGTATTAAGAAATGTTCCGCTTGTAGGAAAATTGTTAGGTGCTGGAGGCGATATCATTTCAGGAACTCTATCTTCCGCAACGGATGTAGTTACATTGGGTCAGGCAGGATCGTTTCGCGCAGGTATTTCTGAATTAGGGAGAGGTTTAAGTGATGTAGGGGAAATTCTATCGGATCTCGGAACAGGCGTTGCAGAATTGGCAGTTGTAGGATCTTCTTCCTTAAGAGACGGGTTTCATAAGGTTCCTGTCATAGGTGGAATGTTAGGTGCTGTTGGCGATGTTTTTGCAGGCACGGTATCCGCTACTGCAAATGTTTTAACTTTAGGAAAGGTTGGGTCAATTCGGGAAGGAATTTCCGATATAGGGAAAGGATTTTATAATTTAGGGGATATTCTGGTTCGTGATGTTGCTGCGGCAGGAGCGGGGTTGATCGGAACATTTGTTACTACCACAATGGATGTGGCAAATATTTTAACTCTCGGGCAATTGGATATGTATGGTAGTCCGAAAGGGGAAGAAGTTACCGAAGTAAAAAATATATTGAACGGAACCGATGAAAAACACGATCCGAGAGAACGTTATGCAACAGGGTTTCCCGGAGCAATAGGCAGGGCCGTGTTAGATCTTGTAATACCGGATTATGGAATGTTTGGTGGTGCAGGTTGGGGGACCGATTTTTTAGGATTTGATAAAAGTATGCGTATCAACCAGGCGGATGTTGCTTCCTTGGAACATGATAGAGATATGAATGAAATTCATTGGATTAGAAGAAATTGGAGCACTAACCCAACCAAACAATCCGTCGGTCCGATAGGAACAGCATTTACTTTACTGGGGACTGCTGGATTCGGTGTGATCGGTACAGCTCAGTCGTTGTTATATGAAATTACCGGAAAGGGGGCTAACGAGTTTACTGCACCGATGAAAAAAGATGAGTAA